A window of Gemmatimonadota bacterium contains these coding sequences:
- a CDS encoding threonylcarbamoyl-AMP synthase has translation MRVPLIPFRTRSDWVARAPGVARHLLAGGLIAYPTETVYGLGCALRQDALERLTALKGRVRGKPFLLLVTGTAQAHGLEWTEEARTLAARFWPGPLTLVLGADPGRYPQGVVSAAGGVAVRATSHQGMQAILHALGGPITSTSANRPRTPPAASASAAHAVLEALGGGTGVWLLDGGRLPPSPPSTIVDCSGGRPRLLRAGAIGAAELEKVVGAWHE, from the coding sequence ATGCGCGTCCCGCTGATCCCGTTCCGGACTCGGAGCGACTGGGTGGCCCGGGCGCCGGGCGTCGCCAGGCATTTGCTGGCCGGCGGACTCATCGCCTACCCGACCGAAACCGTCTACGGCCTCGGTTGCGCCCTGCGTCAGGACGCACTCGAGCGCCTCACGGCGCTCAAGGGGAGGGTGAGGGGGAAGCCCTTTCTGCTGCTGGTGACCGGGACCGCGCAAGCGCACGGCCTCGAGTGGACGGAGGAGGCCCGGACGCTCGCCGCCCGCTTCTGGCCCGGGCCACTAACCCTCGTGCTCGGCGCGGACCCGGGCCGTTACCCGCAGGGAGTCGTGAGCGCGGCGGGCGGGGTGGCCGTGCGGGCTACCTCACACCAGGGTATGCAGGCGATCCTCCACGCGCTGGGGGGGCCTATCACCTCCACGAGCGCCAACCGCCCCCGAACACCGCCTGCAGCGAGCGCCAGCGCCGCGCACGCCGTGCTCGAAGCACTGGGCGGAGGGACGGGCGTCTGGCTGCTGGATGGCGGACGGCTGCCTCCCTCGCCGCCCTCCACCATTGTCGACTGCTCCGGTGGGCGTCCTCGGCTGCTTCGGGCGGGCGCCATCGGCGCGGCGGAGCTCGAGAAGGTCGTGGGAGCCTGGCATGAATGA
- a CDS encoding 2-C-methyl-D-erythritol 4-phosphate cytidylyltransferase: MPAVNPASSSRGSPGGRDSRGASLPETVSDRTAALRAALILAAAGGGQRMGGVRKPYLELAGQPLLLHALDPFLAHPAIRWVVVALPPEDADHPPAWLSRVDPRVVAVPGGAERGDSVYRALQRVPAEAEVVLVHDAARPLVTAEVIERVLAAAAEGAGAVAAVPVEDTIKLVDAEGHVLETPERARLWRAQTPQGFPRNMLVRAYERALAAGFRATDDAALVEHFGGAVRVVQGTPENRKVTTPADLEWAEAVLRARQA, translated from the coding sequence ATGCCGGCCGTTAACCCCGCGAGCTCCTCGCGGGGTAGTCCTGGCGGGCGCGATTCTCGGGGCGCCTCTCTCCCGGAAACAGTTTCCGACCGAACCGCTGCCCTGCGCGCCGCCCTGATTCTCGCGGCGGCAGGCGGCGGGCAGCGCATGGGTGGCGTGCGCAAGCCTTACCTCGAGCTGGCCGGGCAGCCGCTCCTGCTCCACGCGCTCGACCCATTCCTGGCGCACCCCGCCATCCGTTGGGTGGTCGTGGCGCTGCCGCCCGAGGACGCGGACCACCCGCCCGCCTGGCTGAGCCGTGTCGACCCGCGCGTGGTGGCGGTGCCGGGTGGAGCAGAGCGAGGGGATTCGGTGTACCGGGCATTACAGCGCGTGCCGGCTGAAGCGGAGGTCGTGCTGGTGCATGATGCCGCGCGCCCCCTCGTTACCGCAGAGGTGATCGAGCGGGTCCTGGCCGCAGCCGCTGAGGGCGCCGGCGCCGTCGCGGCCGTGCCCGTCGAGGACACGATCAAGCTGGTGGACGCCGAGGGCCACGTTCTCGAAACTCCCGAGCGGGCTCGGCTCTGGCGGGCGCAGACGCCGCAAGGCTTCCCCCGAAACATGCTGGTGAGGGCGTATGAACGTGCGCTGGCGGCCGGCTTCCGGGCCACCGATGACGCGGCGTTGGTCGAGCATTTCGGCGGCGCCGTGCGCGTAGTCCAGGGGACGCCCGAGAACCGGAAAGTGACCACGCCCGCGGACCTCGAGTGGGCCGAGGCCGTGCTTCGCGCTCGGCAAGCGTGA
- a CDS encoding low molecular weight protein arginine phosphatase, protein MNDAAESGWQHEPSTYNLLFVCTGNTCRSPLAEAIARRELEQREWLHVAVTSAGIWAGYGTPASDNAVSVAAEQGLDIAAHAARPLTPELVEWADLILVMSSSQIREVGDLGGASKAAVLTDFGAHDEPGLAIDDPFGGDVDAYRHTFGELEQAIRALLERLEPLLSP, encoded by the coding sequence ATGAATGACGCCGCAGAGTCGGGCTGGCAGCACGAGCCGTCGACATACAACCTGCTCTTCGTGTGCACGGGCAACACCTGCCGGAGCCCGCTGGCGGAAGCGATCGCGCGCCGCGAGCTCGAGCAGCGGGAGTGGCTGCACGTGGCGGTGACTTCGGCAGGCATCTGGGCCGGGTACGGCACGCCCGCCTCGGACAACGCCGTCTCCGTGGCTGCCGAACAGGGGCTCGATATTGCCGCTCACGCCGCCCGGCCGCTCACGCCCGAGCTCGTGGAATGGGCGGACCTGATCCTGGTCATGAGCTCGTCGCAGATCCGGGAAGTGGGCGACCTGGGCGGCGCCAGCAAGGCCGCCGTCCTGACCGACTTCGGCGCCCATGACGAGCCCGGCCTCGCCATTGACGACCCGTTCGGCGGGGACGTGGACGCCTACCGCCACACCTTTGGAGAGCTCGAGCAGGCCATCCGCGCCTTGCTCGAGCGACTCGAGCCGCTCCTCTCGCCCTGA